A single region of the Hylaeus volcanicus isolate JK05 chromosome 5, UHH_iyHylVolc1.0_haploid, whole genome shotgun sequence genome encodes:
- the LOC128877087 gene encoding parathyroid hormone/parathyroid hormone-related peptide receptor-like isoform X2, which yields MRHLGTQQTDIMDPYENIDFNHPSSHHLQRHILMKKENECNVERTSVVNTSKHSQGWCPVFWDTILCWNSTPPGELAVMRCPPYIAGFDSEANASRQCMPDGQWFWNDATNATWTNYSQCYPDSLVPYVIKDFDSEGGNNQTLTMRFLPILKTVSTVGYTVSFFTLVVAFFILALIKKLRCPRNVLHMHLFASFMLRAFMALIKGFLFVSGIGLATDMTFKDGKNYWLGDENNGSWLCKAFTSLWQYFILANYFWILMEGLFLHNLVFFAMFTYANSNITIYVCLGWGLPAIFVSCWIAMRVILEDNYCWTTHENRNLFLIIRVPTMLSVLINFVFFVNIVRVLLLKLRSTVSEETQRYKRWAKSTLVLVPLFGVHYTVFLGMSYSMGVNETVEVAWLFCDQLFASFQGFFVAVLYCFLNGEVRAEVSRAIRSQRLPRFRPRWLSRPSTYSGSTCSCNAAKIDRRSKKQRWWTSPWSLHDRDARRSTHSTILAREEVV from the exons TTGTGAACACAAGCAAACATTCACAAGGCTGGTGTCCTGTATTTTGGGACACAATACTCTGCTGGAACTCGACGCCACCTGGAGAACTCGCTGTTATGCGCTGTCCACCATACATAGCTGGCTTTGATAGTGAG GCGAATGCATCGAGACAGTGCATGCCTGACGGCCAGTGGTTTTGGAACGACGCTACCAATGCCACGTGGACCAACTACAGTCAGTGTTATCCGGATTCGTTGGTACCCTATGTGATCAAGGATTTCGACAGTGAAGGAGGCAACAATCAAACTTTGACTATG AGATTCTTGCCGATACTGAAGACCGTCTCAACGGTCGGTTACaccgtttcctttttcactTTGGTGGTGGCGTTTTTCATTTTGGCACTGATCAA GAAATTGCGATGTCCCCGAAACGTCCTCCATATGCACCTGTTCGCCTCGTTCATGCTGAGAGCGTTCATGGCTCTGATAAAGGGCTTCTTGTTCGTGTCTGGGATCGGCCTGGCGACGGACATGACGTTCAAGGATGGTAAAAACTATTGGCTGGGAGATGAGAACAACGGTAGTTGGCTGTGCAAGGCGTTCACCAGCTTGTGGCAGTATTTTATACTCGCCAATTACTTTTGGATACTGATGGAGGGACTATTTCTGCATAATTTGGTGTTTTTCGCGATGTTCACCTACGCCAACTCCAATATTACTATCTACGTGTGTCTTGGATGGG GCCTGCCAGCAATATTCGTGTCTTGTTGGATCGCGATGAGAGTCATACTCGAGGATAACTACTGTTGGACCACTCACGAGAACCGTAATCTGTTTCTCATTATTCGAGTGCCTACAATGTTGTCTGTTCTG ATCAATTTCGTGTTCTTCGTGAACATAGTGAGGGTTCTCCTACTGAAGTTGAGATCGACGGTATCCGAGGAAACTCAACGATACAA GAGATGGGCGAAGAGCACTCTGGTCTTGGTGCCCCTCTTCGGGGTGCATTACACCGTTTTCTTGGGGATGTCTTACAGCATGGGCGTTAACGAGACTGTCGAGGTCGCCTGGTTATTCTGTGATCAATTATTTGCGTCGTTCCAG GGTTTCTTCGTGGCCGTTTTATACTGTTTCCTGAATGGCGAGGTTAGGGCAGAGGTGTCCAGAGCAATCAGGAGCCAACGGCTTCCTCGTTTCCGTCCCAGATGGCTTTCCAGACCGTCGACGTACTCCGGAAGCACGTGCAGTTGCAACGCAGCCAAGATCGACAGACGCTCGAAGAAGCAGCGATGGTGGACGAGCCCTTGGTCCCTTCACGATAGGGATGCTCGACGCTCTACTCACTCGACG ATATTGGCACGCGAGGAGGTAGTCTAG